A window of Streptomyces sp. NBC_01241 genomic DNA:
CACAGCACAACGGCCCCTGACCGTTTCACCTGGTCAGGGGCCGTTCTACCTGGCGGTGGGTGTGGGATTTGAACTCACGGTGACATCGCTGCCACGACGGTTTTCAAGATGGCTGAGGACTTGACTCAACTCAAGCACTGATAGCTTCGGGAGCGTGATCGTTTACCCGCTTTGGCATGTTGGCCACCAGAACGAGGCCGGCAACAAACACTCGACCGTTCATGTCGACGAGTGCGGCGTCTTCATCGACGAGCAGGACGGCGACGACGTAAAACTGCTCGGCATCTACTCGACACGGGAGCGGGCAGAGGAGCGCATGAAGCGAGCCCAGCTGCTCCCGGGCTTCCGGGACGAGCCGGAGTGCTTCATCCTCGACGGTTACGAACTCGATGAAGACACCTGGACCGAGGGCTTCGTGCGGATCCCACCAGGCGAATAGCGGCAGTGACTGCCGCGAGAAGTATAGCAGCAAAGTACAGCAAGCCCACCAACCGCAGCCGACCGTCACCAGCCCCAGATAGCCGACTGACCAGGCGGGCAGACCCCAGCGACCGCCCTGCCTGCAGTTCGCATCGAGGGCAGTTGACATCCACAGCTGACATCAACGACGGCAGCACTGGGCGGCCACCAGCAGCGCCGAAGGCCGTGGCGCGAGCAGGGATGACAACTATCCGGCCGAACTCCTAATAGGGCTTTGTTAGGTACCCCGAATGTTCGGCCAGGGGTAGGGTTGTGATCTTCTTTCAGGTGTGACACCTGAGGAGATGGAGACGGTCCGCCCGCGCTTGGAGGCGTTCGCGGCGGAGATGCTCGGTTCACTGGCGCGGCGGGACCAGCGGGCCAAGGGTGAGTTGTACCTGCGCGGGCTGATGCTGGACGGTAAGCGCAAGTCGATGCAGCCGATGGCCGAGCGTCTGGGTGTGGACCATCAGCAGCTCCAGCAGTTCGTCTCCTCTTCCACCTGGAACTGGGGCAAGGTCCGTGAGCGGCTGGCCCGTTGGGCTGCGGCTCACATCTCGCCCGAGGCGTACGCGATCGATGACGTGGGCTTCCCCAAGGACGGCTACGACTCGCCGGGGGTGGCGCGGATGTACTGCGGCGCGCTGGGCAAGCGCGGAAACTGCCAGGTCGGGGTCAGTGTCAACCTGGTGTCCGACCGTGCCTCCTCGGCGGTCGACTGGCGTCTGTTCCTGCCCGAGAGCTGGGACGACGCCAAGAACGCGGACGATGCGCTGCTGGCCGAGGCGATCCGCCGCCGCCGGACGAAGGCCGGCATCCCCGACAGCGAGCGGCACCGGGAGAAGTGGCGCCTGGCCCTGGACATGCTGGACGAGGTTCGCGGGGACTGGGAGCTGCCCGACCTGCCGGTGGTCGCCGACGCCGGCTACGGGGACGCGACAGGCTTTCGCGAGGGCCTGAGCGAACGTGGGCTGGCCTACGCGGTCGCGGTCAAGGGCAGCACCACCGCCTACCCGGGTGACGCCGTCCCCCGGCGCCCGCCCTACAGCGGCCAGGGCCGCCCGCCCGGCCCGGCGTACCCCGACCCCCACACCACCTTGCGCCAACTCGCCCTGGACGAAGGACGATCCACGCTACGGACGGTGACCTGGCGCCAGGGCAGCAAGACCACCAGGAACAACCCCCGCGCCGAGATGCGCTCACGATTCCTCGCACTGCGCGTCCGCCCGGCCAACCGCACGATCCGCCGCGCCGTGGACGGTTCCCTGCCCGAGTGCTGGCTGCTGGCCGAGTGGCCGCCCGGCGCCGCCGAGCCCACCGACTACTGGCTGTCCACCCTGCCCGCCGACACCCCACTGCGCGAGCTGGTCCGCATCTGCAAGATCCGCTGGCGCATCGAGCACGACTACCGCGAACTCAAGGACGGCCTGGGCCTGGACCACTTCGAGGGCCGCAACTTCCCCGGCTGGCACCGCCACACCACCCTCGCCTCCCTCGCCCAAGCCTTCTGCACCCTGCTCAGACTCGACCCAAAAGCCCCTGCGCCGGCCTGACCCTCTACGCGGTCCTCCGCGAACTCCAAGCCCTCCTGGCCACCTGGACCGGCGCCTGCTCCATATGCGGCCAACCCGCCCCGGCACCCGAACCACACCACCGCACCTAACAAAGCCCTACTAAAGCGGGTGTCGCAGATTCGAATCCTGCCTGGGGCACAGCAAAGCAGCAGGTCAGGAGCCTTCCGTCCGTAAGGGCGGGAGGGCTCCGGCTTGCGGCACACATACAGCACACGCCCTCGTGTGCCCTTGGCGTGGGGAGCTGTGGCTGGTGATCACGAAGGACGAATTGACCCGGCGCCGCTACGAGCACCTCGTCGACCGTCTGGAAGGGCTCCTGCGGGCGAACCTGAAGCCGGAGTACGAGGGGTATTACGGCCAGCTGATCCTTGGTGCCGAGCGCCTGGACGAGCTGGGGTCAACTGTGGCAAGGACATGGGCGCACAACTGGTTGCCGACTAGAGTCGCCTCATCACTGCTGGTTATGGGGCCAGGGCTTGGTGCACGCACGCCGAGTCTCTGGTGGGGAGGGCCTGTAGAGCATGAGCCGTCGCTCCAATGGGTTGGTCGGTGTCTGGGCTGAAGCGCAGCGCCAACAGCAACGTCAACGTGAGGCGCAAGCCAGATACCAGCAGGATCAGGAAAGGCAACAACGCGCCTACCAGCGAGAGCTGGCGCGCAGCCACCGCGAGCAGAGAGCGGCCTACCGAGAGCAGCGCGAGGCAGAGGCCCGGCGGCGCACGGAGGAAATCGACGCGCGGGTCGATTCGTTGCAGGGTCTGTTGGCGGCAGGGTGCCGGGCTCCGGCGTTCAGGGCCGATGCACTGACTCGGGCGGAGCAGATCGAGGCGTTCTCCCCGGGACAGCTCGCGCACCCCATCCGCATGCCGGACCCGAACCAGTACCAGCCGCAGGGTGGTTGGACCGCCGCAAGGCGAGCTCAGGCGCAGGCGGAGGCCCGGTCCAGGTTCGAGCGTGACTGGCAGGCCACACAGGCTGCGGAAGCACAGCGTCAGCACCAGTTGGCCACCTACCAGCTGCAGTACCAACAATGGGCCGAAACCCAGCTGGGCGAAATCCGTCGGCATAATGCCGGCATCGCAGAGATGACAATGGGGCTTCGCAACGGAGATCCCGAGGCCGCGGTGGAGTATTTCTCCGCCGCTCTCTACGCCTCGACCGGTTGGCCTGAGGACCTGCCCCGTCAGGTGTCCGCAGCGTACGACTCCGGTGCGCGCCAGTTGGTATTGAACTGGGAGCTGCCCAAGTACGACGTCGTCCCGGAGGCGAAGTCGGTGCGCTACATGATCAACGCCGATCAGGAGAAGGAGTCGCCCCGACCGGTCACGCAGCGCCGCGCCCTGTACCGGGACGTACTCGCACAGTGTCTCCTGTTGGTTCTGCGTGACCTTTTCGCAGCCGATGAGTTCGGTGCGCTGGAATCGGTCGCGTTGAACGGGTTCGTGGACGATCACGACCCGACGACTGGCAGACGAGCACCCATGTTCCTCGGCACTGTCATGGCCTCGCGTTCAACTTTCGCAGAACTGCATCTGGAACAGGTGAACGCTGTCAACTGCCTGGTGGACGGACTTCGGGGGCAGCTGTCGTCGCGCCCCGATCAGTACGCGTCCGTGCGGCCCGGCCGGGTTCCCGAAGACGTCGGTAACGGTGTCGTCACCCATGGAGGCGACGAAGAGCCGGATCTGTACGAGATGGATCCAATCGCCTTCGAAGCGCTGGTCGCCGATCTGTTCCGAGCCATGGGCATGCAGGCCGTGACCACACAGCGCTCGAACGACGGTGGCGTGGACATCGATGCGCTGGATCCGACCCCGATTCGCGGGGGCAAGATCGTCGTACAGGTCAAGCGCTACCGCAATACCGTGCCCCCGACAGCCGTCCGCGACTTGTACGGCACCGTCCAGGACGCCGGCGCCAACAAGGGTGTGTTGGTCACGACGTCCGGATTCGGTCCCGGCTCGCACACCTTCGCCAATGGCAAGCCACTGGAACTGGTGGCAGGCTCCGAACTGGTCGACCTGCTGCACCGCCACGGGCTGCGCGGGCGACTGGGCAGCGGCGAACGCTCGGTGCCCGCCCAGCGGACAGCGCCGGAAAGTGAGACCAGCACGGACGACCACAACGTGCTGGGCATGTACTGGTCGGGCACCGTCGCCTTGGACGTGTGTGCGCTCGTCTGCCACGGCAACCGCGTTCTGGACGACGACCACTTCGTCTTCTTCAACAACCCCCAAACACCCGACGGCACGGTCCGGGCGCTCATCCCCGTCGCGCCGGACAGAGCCGCCATCCAAGTCTCCTTCGACGCCCTACCGGCGCGCGCTGACCGTCTCGTCGTCATTGCCGCGGTCGACCCTGTCGCCAACCCCTCGGCCGACCTGTCCGGCTTCGCCGACGCCGGCATTCGGCTGCTGGACTCCGAGAGAACTCCACTCGACCAGTTGGAAGTCTCCGACGGCCGCACCGGCGAAACCGCCCTCGTACTGGGGTCCTTCCGTCGCCGCGCGAACGGCGACTGGGAGTTCGTCACCGGAGGCAAGGGATACCGAGGCGGCTTGGAGGAACTGGTCCAGGAGTACGGCATCGATGTGGATTAGCGCCCCTGCCGACATGAGACCTCAAGCGGGGTGCCGCCCATCCTTCGTGTCTGTCACGAAGACCCGCTGCCGACCGCCTGCCGAGTAGCCCCCGCTTCAGAACGGATTCAGCACACATCAGGACGGGAAACCACGCGAACACGTGAGAACCCGGGAGAGGATTTCTTCCAGGCGAGGCACCCTACGCCCAATATTTCTGCAGGTCACAACCTCGCCCCGAGAAAACTCCTAAAGCGGGTGTCGCAGGTTCGAATCCCGCCGGGGGCACCAGGAAAAAGGCCCCGGACCGATCGTGGTCCGGGGCCTTTGACATCAGTTTTTGACATCAACGAGGGCGGTCACTCACGGCCGGGGCGCCTCTTGAGCAGCCGGTCCATGTGGCTGATGGCCTCGCGCTGCGTGTCGTGGACGACGTGCGTGTAGACGTCCATGGTGATGCTGATCTGGCTGTGCCCGAGGATCTCCATCACAACGCGTGGCGCGACCCCGGCCGCGGTGAGCAGCGTCGCGCAGCCGTGCCGGGCATCGTGCAGCCGGACGGCGCGGAGGCCGGCGGAGTCGGGCCTCGCCATTTGAGACTCCGTCGACCACATGCCAGTCTCAGGCTGAGTACGCTCCTCACGAGAGGAGGGCTCATGGAGTCAGCCGGGTACGCGTTCACGCTTCTGCTGTGGGGCGCCGCCATCGCTGTGTTCACAGTCGGTGTGATCGCCGCAGTGGTGGTGCCACGTTGGCGCCGAAGGATCATCGCCGGACTGGAACAGGCCGAGCAGGACCAGGAGGGCCGTGCCCTTCACGTGCCCGATCAGTAGGCGATGAGCGGGGAACCACGGGGAATCACGGCGCTTGGGTACCCGGGCCCAGGTCAGCGTCTTGCCTGGTCAGACCAGACCCGGGTACGTGGTCTTCCAAACTGGTGCACCGCCGATCAGGAGTAGAAGCCCCGGCCGTACTCCTCCGGCCCGACAGTGAAGTCGTTCGGACGATCACGGCGCAGCTCCTCATACCCAAGGCCCCGGGGAGAGTCGCGTTCGCCCGATTTGACCATGTGGCGGGCTCCGGACGCAGAGCGGGCACGGCACTTGTAGATCATGGAGTTCTCTACGCTTCACGATCTGCAAGGTTGCCGTGCCCGCTGCCTCATCTTCTCTCACCGCTGCTGCGCCCGTCACGACGCCCTCGCCCGTCGACCCGGCGGCGGTCGTGCCGCCCGGGCTCCTGGATGCCCTGGCCCGCGTGCCCGACCCACGCGCCCGTCGGGGGCGACGTTTCCAGCTGACCACCTTGCTCGCCGTCGGCGTCTGCGCGATGACCTGTGCCGGGCACAACTCCCTTGTCTCCATCGCGGAATGGGCACGGCGGTGTGAGCAGGAGGTTCTGGCCCGGCTCGGCTGCCCGTACGATCCCTTTGCCGGGCGCTACCGCGCTCCGGGTGAACGCACCCTGCGTGACGCGTTTGCCAGGGTCGATCCCGCGGCGCTGACCGCGGCCGGCTTCGCCCACCTGACCGCTCTCGCCACCGCACCCCTTGCGCCGGTGAACCCGGACGGCACCCGCGAGCGTGAACAGCGCCGCGCCCACCGCACCGCCCGACGCGTCCGTCCAGGCCACCAGACCATCCGCAGACGTGCGATCGCCGTCGACGGTAAATGCCTGCGCGGTGCAGTACGCGCCGACGGATCGAAGGTGTTCGTGCTCAGCGCGGTGCGCCACGACGACGCGCTGACCGCGGCCCTGCGTGAGATCGGCGCGAAAACCAACGAAATCCCCGAGTTCGCCCCGCTGCTGGACCAGATCGCCGATACCGACCTCACCGACGCGGTCGTCACCGTCGATGCCCTGCACGCCCAGACTGCCCATGCCCGCTACCTCGTGGAGCAGCGCAAAGCGCACTACCTGCTGTCCGTGAAGCACAACCAGCCCACCCTTGCCCGCCAGTTGGCGAAGCTGCCCTGGCGTGAGATACCCATCCAAGACCGTTCCCGCGACCGTGGTCACGGCCGTGAGGAAGTACGCGAGGTCAAGGTCGCCAGCGTGGACAACCTGCTGTTCCCGCACGCCAAACAGGTCGTACGCATCCACCGTAAGCGTCGCCGACTCGGCACGAAATGGTGGAGCACCGAGACCGTCTACGCAGTCACCGACCTCGCCGCCCACCAGGCCGACGCCGCCGAGATCGCCGCCTGGGCCCGCGGGCACTGGATGATCGAATCCACCGTCCACTGGTCCAAAGACGTCGTCTTCGGCGAGGACCTGCGCCAGGTCCGCCGCCACCGCACCCCCGTCGTCGTGAGTGTCTTCCGCGACCTGGCCCGCGCCGCCCTCCACCGGGCCGGTTGGGCCAACATCGCCAGTGGCCGCCGCGCTCACACCCGCCCCGAAGCCATCCTCACCCTCCACGGCATCCCGTGATCAAATCGGGCGAACGCGACTCTCCCCGGGGCCTTGCCTCATACCGGGCCGCGAACACGTCGATGGCTTCATGAATCGTGCAGCTCAAAGTTTCGCGGATCGTCCTGATCGCGAACATAATCCGATGATCGAGGATGTCGCGGTCTACGCTCGCCGGCAGTGCGGTCACGGGTCCTCCGAAGTCGCTGTACAGCAGCGGAGTACAGCAACGGCGCGGACCGCAGTCAACCGAGTAAGACCCCCTTGCCAACCTGCTGGACGCCCATGGGTCTGTACGGTAACCGGTGTAACTCCCGAGCTGGAAGCGACAGTTGATGACTGACGTGATGAGTGACATCAAGGCCGGGGAGGCCGCCGTGGGTGCGCTGGATGCTGTGGATGACAGTCTGGTTGCCGAACTGGTGGCCCGGGCCCAGGCCGGCGGAGTGAAGCTGACCGGCGAGGGCGGCCTTCTGGCGGAGCTGACGCGCAAGGTGCTGGAGTCCGCGCTGGAGGGTGAGCTGACCGACCACCTCGGACACGAGCCCGGTGAACGGGTCGAGGGCGGCCGGGAGAATTACCGCAACGGCCACCGGTCCAAGACCGTGACCACCGAGGTCGGCCCGGTGGAGATCGCGGTGCCGCGGGACCGGGCGGGCACGTTCGAACCGCAGCTGGTCAAGAAGCGCCAGCGGCGCCTGGGCGGCGTGGACGAGATGGTCCTGTCCCTGTCCGCGAAGGGCCTTACCCACGGCGAGATCTCCGCCCACCTGGCCGAGGTCTACGGCACGGAGGTCTCCACGACCACTGTCTCCACGATCACCGACAGCGTGATGGCCGGCATGGCCGAATGGCAGAACCGTCCCCTGGACAGCGGGCGGTTTCTAGCGGTGATTGCGAATCACGGAAACTGTGATGCTATGCCCCAGTCTTGCATGACCTCGGACGGAGTACGGTCTCCCAGGACCATTCGGGGGCGCTCGTTGAGCTGACGGGCCACGGCCGTCAGGTTGCGCAGGGAGTGGACCGTAAGGTCGGTGCCCTTGGGGAAGTACTGCCGCAGCAGCCCGTTGATGTTCTCGTTGGTGCCGCGCTGCCAGGGAGAATGAGGATCGCAGAAATAGATCCGGAAGCCGGAGAGGGCCTCTATCTCTTCATGGAGCACGAGCTCGCGCCCCTGGTCCCAGGTCAGGGTCCGCCGCAACGCTCGTGGCAGATCGGCGGTCTGCGAGACCAGGGCGTCGCGCATCGGCTGGGCCTTCCAGCCGTGCGGCAGGTGGATCAGGCGAACGAAGCGGGTCGTGCGGTCGACGAGGGTGCCTATAGCGGACCGCTGAGCGCGTCCGATGATGAGGTCTCCCTCCCAATCGCCGGGCGTTTCACGATCGTTGACCGTGGCGGGTCGGTCATGGACGAGCGTCATGTTCTTGATCTTGTTGGGTGAGACGACGCCACGGCGTTGCCGCTTGCGGCGGGTGCGTCCGGTGCGCAGTCGGCCCTCACGCTTGCCCAGAAGGCCAGCGAACAGGCCACGGTAGATCGTCTCCGGACAGGCCCGCATGCGAGGGTTGTTCGGGTGCTCGCGTGCGAGGTGTCGAGCAATCTGCTGCGGGGACCACTTCTCGTCGAGCTTCTCGCGCACTGCCGCGCGCAGGGGTCCGTGGTCGCGGAGTTTCTCTTCTTTGGGGCGTTGGCGACGCAGGAGCGCCTGGTTGTGTGCCCACCAGGGTTCGTACTCCCCGTTCTCCTTCCGGCCGCGTCCAATCTCCCGGTAGACCGTCGAAACGCTCTTGCCGATCTCGGCGGCGATGACGACCGGGCTCCGCCCGGCGCGCAGACCGTCGGCGATGGCGATCCGGTCGTCCTGGGTCAGGAAGCGTGGCGAGATGGGAGGGTCAGGAATGATCATGCTTCCAGCATCGATGAACCAGTTGGACCCGCAGCTCACCGATACGCCCACTTGGCGGGCGGCCGCTGCCCCCTTCAGGCCCTTGCGCCGCAGCTCGAAGTACCGCCGTCTGGCCGACGACGGCATGCGATTGGCTCCTCCACGAGGCATGCGAACCATCTCCCCTTGGATGTTCGCAACCACCGATCGAATTCAAGGCGTGTATCCGGTCGTCTTCATCGACTGCGTGAACGTGAAGGTCAGGGATGGGCAGGTCGCCAACCGGCCCGTCTACATGGCCTTGGCCGTGACGGCGGAGGGGCATCGGGACATCCTGGGCCTGTGGGTCGGCGACGGCGGCGAGGGCGCCAAGTACTGGCTGCAGGTCCTTACCGAGATCAAGAACCGGGGCGCCCGTGATGTGCTGATGCTGGTCTGCGACGGCCTGACCGGTCTTCCGGACGCGGTCAACACGGTCTGGCCTGCGACGATCGTGCAAACGTGCGTGGTTCACCTCCTGCGGAACAGCTTCCGTTACGCGGCCAGGCAGGACTGGGAGAAGATCGCGAAGGCGCTCAAGCCCATCTACACCGCGCCGACCGAGGACGCCGCCCTGGAACGCTTCATGGAGTTCAATGAGGCCTGGGGAAGGAAATACCCGGCGATCGTGCGGCTGTGGGAAAGCGCCTGGGCGGAGTTCGTCCCCTTCCTCCAGTTCGATATTGAGATCCGGAAAATCGTGTGCACCACCAACGCAATCGAGTCCGTCAACGCCCGTATCCGCAAGGCCGTGAGGGCCCGCGGGCACTTCCCCACTGAACAGGCCGCGCTCAAGTGCGTCTACCTCGCGGTGATGAGCCTGGACCCCAAGGGCACCGGAAGCAAGCGCTGGACCATGCGCTGGAAAGCCGCACTCCAAGCCTTCGACATCACCTTCGACGGCCGGCTCACTGCCGGACGCCGGTAGAAACAATCAACCGAGTCCCACCGTTCGCTGTACAGACCCCAGCCCATCGCCCCTCAGCGACCGGCGCGCCCATAGTTCGCATCGAGGGGGCGTCGACCCGTCGGAATGGCTCAGTCACTTATTAGACTCCGCCGACCACCGCTGAGCAGTGCGGCCAAGGGGAGACTCATGAGTGGTCAAGGCCTGATGCGGGACCCGCTCACGGCAGCGGACCGCCTACTGATCTTCCTGAAGATCATCGTGGCGGTGATCGTCTTGCCAGTTGCGCTCATGTGGGCTGCGGCCCTGTTGTTCTACGTACTGGTCGGCACGGCATAGCTCGCGTTGAGGTGAACTATCGAAGATGGGGGATTCAGACGCCCCAACCTGCCCTGAGTGCAGCCAAGCCATGCAGTTCGGCGGATTCGTCCTCTGTGTGCGGGAGGACGACGGTAGCGGACGTGCCGTGCTCTGTGGAAGTGCACCAGTCGCCATGTGTGGTGGAAATGGAAATGGGCCGACCGGCCGGATGAACCGTTGGAGGTCTGCCCAATACCGGAGCTGTTCCGCTGACATCCAGCGTTGACATCAACGACTATGGACAGCCGCAGCGTTCAGCGGTCGCGAATGGCCCGAGTGTGCACGGGTGGAGCCCTGACAGGCAGCGGGTGGATCGAACCCCTAAAGCGGGTGTCGCAGGTTCGAATCCTGCCGGGGGCACCAAGCGTTACC
This region includes:
- a CDS encoding IS30 family transposase, with protein sequence MPRGGANRMPSSARRRYFELRRKGLKGAAAARQVGVSVSCGSNWFIDAGSMIIPDPPISPRFLTQDDRIAIADGLRAGRSPVVIAAEIGKSVSTVYREIGRGRKENGEYEPWWAHNQALLRRQRPKEEKLRDHGPLRAAVREKLDEKWSPQQIARHLAREHPNNPRMRACPETIYRGLFAGLLGKREGRLRTGRTRRKRQRRGVVSPNKIKNMTLVHDRPATVNDRETPGDWEGDLIIGRAQRSAIGTLVDRTTRFVRLIHLPHGWKAQPMRDALVSQTADLPRALRRTLTWDQGRELVLHEEIEALSGFRIYFCDPHSPWQRGTNENINGLLRQYFPKGTDLTVHSLRNLTAVARQLNERPRMVLGDRTPSEVMQDWGIASQFP
- a CDS encoding transposase, whose amino-acid sequence is MTDVMSDIKAGEAAVGALDAVDDSLVAELVARAQAGGVKLTGEGGLLAELTRKVLESALEGELTDHLGHEPGERVEGGRENYRNGHRSKTVTTEVGPVEIAVPRDRAGTFEPQLVKKRQRRLGGVDEMVLSLSAKGLTHGEISAHLAEVYGTEVSTTTVSTITDSVMAGMAEWQNRPLDSGRFLAVIANHGNCDAMPQSCMTSDGVRSPRTIRGRSLS
- a CDS encoding IS701 family transposase yields the protein MTPEEMETVRPRLEAFAAEMLGSLARRDQRAKGELYLRGLMLDGKRKSMQPMAERLGVDHQQLQQFVSSSTWNWGKVRERLARWAAAHISPEAYAIDDVGFPKDGYDSPGVARMYCGALGKRGNCQVGVSVNLVSDRASSAVDWRLFLPESWDDAKNADDALLAEAIRRRRTKAGIPDSERHREKWRLALDMLDEVRGDWELPDLPVVADAGYGDATGFREGLSERGLAYAVAVKGSTTAYPGDAVPRRPPYSGQGRPPGPAYPDPHTTLRQLALDEGRSTLRTVTWRQGSKTTRNNPRAEMRSRFLALRVRPANRTIRRAVDGSLPECWLLAEWPPGAAEPTDYWLSTLPADTPLRELVRICKIRWRIEHDYRELKDGLGLDHFEGRNFPGWHRHTTLASLAQAFCTLLRLDPKAPAPA
- a CDS encoding ISAs1 family transposase; this encodes MPAASSSLTAAAPVTTPSPVDPAAVVPPGLLDALARVPDPRARRGRRFQLTTLLAVGVCAMTCAGHNSLVSIAEWARRCEQEVLARLGCPYDPFAGRYRAPGERTLRDAFARVDPAALTAAGFAHLTALATAPLAPVNPDGTREREQRRAHRTARRVRPGHQTIRRRAIAVDGKCLRGAVRADGSKVFVLSAVRHDDALTAALREIGAKTNEIPEFAPLLDQIADTDLTDAVVTVDALHAQTAHARYLVEQRKAHYLLSVKHNQPTLARQLAKLPWREIPIQDRSRDRGHGREEVREVKVASVDNLLFPHAKQVVRIHRKRRRLGTKWWSTETVYAVTDLAAHQADAAEIAAWARGHWMIESTVHWSKDVVFGEDLRQVRRHRTPVVVSVFRDLARAALHRAGWANIASGRRAHTRPEAILTLHGIP
- a CDS encoding DUF7336 domain-containing protein translates to MIVYPLWHVGHQNEAGNKHSTVHVDECGVFIDEQDGDDVKLLGIYSTRERAEERMKRAQLLPGFRDEPECFILDGYELDEDTWTEGFVRIPPGE
- a CDS encoding restriction endonuclease, yielding MSRRSNGLVGVWAEAQRQQQRQREAQARYQQDQERQQRAYQRELARSHREQRAAYREQREAEARRRTEEIDARVDSLQGLLAAGCRAPAFRADALTRAEQIEAFSPGQLAHPIRMPDPNQYQPQGGWTAARRAQAQAEARSRFERDWQATQAAEAQRQHQLATYQLQYQQWAETQLGEIRRHNAGIAEMTMGLRNGDPEAAVEYFSAALYASTGWPEDLPRQVSAAYDSGARQLVLNWELPKYDVVPEAKSVRYMINADQEKESPRPVTQRRALYRDVLAQCLLLVLRDLFAADEFGALESVALNGFVDDHDPTTGRRAPMFLGTVMASRSTFAELHLEQVNAVNCLVDGLRGQLSSRPDQYASVRPGRVPEDVGNGVVTHGGDEEPDLYEMDPIAFEALVADLFRAMGMQAVTTQRSNDGGVDIDALDPTPIRGGKIVVQVKRYRNTVPPTAVRDLYGTVQDAGANKGVLVTTSGFGPGSHTFANGKPLELVAGSELVDLLHRHGLRGRLGSGERSVPAQRTAPESETSTDDHNVLGMYWSGTVALDVCALVCHGNRVLDDDHFVFFNNPQTPDGTVRALIPVAPDRAAIQVSFDALPARADRLVVIAAVDPVANPSADLSGFADAGIRLLDSERTPLDQLEVSDGRTGETALVLGSFRRRANGDWEFVTGGKGYRGGLEELVQEYGIDVD